gtaggcctacatgtgttgtgttctgttttgtgttgttgttctgtctcctcccactgttttcattctcctccttctcagatgtgcgcacctggttccaatcattgatcatcaccacacctgttccagatctcctatcagccattcccctttaaatagcccccatttgtgttagagaaggttgttgctttttgggttgagctgtggcagagctctggttgaGCTCTGGTTGAGCTCTGGTTGGTTCATTGATCAAtctttagttaaaacacctttgttaaaaccatttactttagcagcctacttttgttttgttttgtgttaattctttgttgtgcgcacagggacaaacgaggataggtaagataccctgggtatacatattacatgcacgtaaatttaccttttgttaaaaccccagattagagtgagcaccacccgctgtacttttgggtgctTAGCACCTGTCAGTGGGGGTggatttatttctgttcttttctttggtgccactgacagtcctctttgatccctgtgttgcttttctgtaaataaatactttcttgaattcatattgggtcctggttttgtgtgactacactCTCAGTTGCTcaacctggtgcattatgtAACAGTAGCCTTCAGAGGATGTTCATgttgtctgcctgtgtgtgctAAAATATTAAGTAAAGTTATAACAACATAATAAgttgaaatgtgaaagaaagtcttgtgtttttgcagtATGTTTGTAATAAACAACCAAACATCTTCAATAAAGACCAAAGTCTCCTTCTAAATCTTTCCGAAAAAACCATCAGTCAGAATTTACACTGCAGCACATTAGTTTTGAAATCATGTGActttaaataagtaaagtttTATCTATACAGGACTATAAAcaatattcaaataattaatttagaagataaaagaaaattTAATAAACTAGCAccaatggaaaaaataaaaaggaaaactgaatTTTATGCATGAGGGAGATTcaaaagatggagaaaaaataatagATGTGCAATAGAAAATAACTAAGTAACAGCCACTGTTGTCAGTATCATGgctataaataatattaattctAATTTTGATATAGTTTAGGAGTGATTACAGTCTTATATTTTAGACATTGTATGACACCAGAACCTGCTTTAATTCCACAACTGAGTAAATTATATTTCCTTAATGCCTTAAAAACTCAAGAATTCATGAACATGTAACAATGAATGTAATGGCACAAAAGTACATAGTAGTTCACAAAACATATGCAATGTAGTATTGTATCTACCttgtattaaatatttatcagtgtTTGAATCATCATTTGGTCTTAAAAACTGTTGAAGTGAGAAAAGTAAGAAAGGTGTTGATGTGTGTagtgttattatttaaaatattatttccaACGGATTTATATGAAAAACTTCAGAATTTTGAAATAGGATCACAATAGTTTTAGCTTTGTTTAGCTCACAAACTTGCAACTGAGAGCATTTAAAGTGCAACAAATGTGCTTTACTATGATTTTCTTTActcattttatataataaatatttgcttttactGCATTCATTGTATAATCATCAGTCAGTGATATCAATGGGCTTCTGTACTTATTGGACcctttttcctttatttgatATGATTTCCTGTGATGTCTGGTGAACTCATCTGTCACCTGAGGCTGTAACTAAGAGCCGTTGTGTCATTACAGTGTGATCCATCTATCTTACACATTTCAGatagtaataaatatataaatacggTTGTTTCATGAATTTAAAAGGACATTTGCTTAATAAAGACAACAGGAAGTGTAGAAGTGTATTACTCAGCCAGCAGCCTAGCCCCATAGGAGTGTGTTTGAAGACAACTGATTCacctctttttatttaaaagaatatttacaaatgtaaagtatttttaGGTTTAATCTCTGAACAACCATCTCTTCTTACTGTGAAACTCGTTTGAGTggcattttaaagtattttataagCATTTAGGAGAGAAATCACAAGGAAAAGACACTCAGCAGCGTGTCACACAGCAGGAGATGGGAGACGTTTGAGCacattacaaacaaaatgaataaagtatTGAAGTTTATTTGACTGACATATGAAGATTAACTCCTTCGCTTTGAGTTGGagtcattgttttactttagttGCTCCTCTAGATgtgtattttatacatttatatgtgaagagaaaacacaagtgacACAGTTTTCCTGCTGCACTGGTGAGAGGCAGACTGGGTTGAGTCTCCACGGTTCTCATGGTGTGTTTAAGTGCCTTTCTCCGCTCGGAGTTTTCTATCAGTCATAACAGACTCGCAGAGAAGAATCGATACAGCACAATGGCAGAACTCGCTCCAGTCGCAGCACCGGTCGCCCCGGTTAAGACCCCGAAGAAGAAGGTATCCAAGCCGAGCAAGAAGACCGGACCCGGCGCCGGTGAGCTCATCCTGAAGGCGGTGGCCGCCTCAAAGGGCCGTAGCGGGATCTCCTACGTGGCCGTGAAGAAGTACATGGCCGCTGAGGGCTACGACGTGAAGCAGAACAGCGCCCACGTCAAACGCGCCGTCAAGAAGCTGCTGGCGGGAGGAGCCCTCGTTCAGCTCAAGGGGAGCGGGGCCACCGGCTCCTTCAAGGCGGCCAAGCCCGACGAGAAGCCCAAGAAGGCGGTGAAGAAGACCGTCGCTAAGCCCGCAGTGAAGAAGCCCGCAGTGAAGAAGCCCGCCGCCAAGAAGGCCGCTGCCGTCGCCAAGAAGCCAAAAGCCAAGACGACACCCAAGAAGGCCAAGAAACCCGCTACAGCCAAGAACACATCGGTGAAGAAGCTCACAAAGAGCCCGAAGAAGAAGCCGGTCAAGAAGGCAGAGACGCCAAAGAAAGCAGCGAAGAAGGTTGTTAAACCCAAAGCTGCCAAACCAGCCAAGAAGGCCGCGGCCAAGAAACCAGCCAAGAAGGCAGCAGCCAAGAAACCAGCGAAGAAGTAAACTTGTTAAAAGTTGGttggaaattacaaaaaaaggctcttttaagagccaccAAATCTACTTAAAGAGCACTattctgaattattattattattattattaagtgttatcagcaaataaaacaacattaacatccATACtaagtctatatatatatatatatatatatataatatatatatgacacaaatgtacagaaataaaaatggtgaataataaatctaaatgaaCAATATGAATATAGTAAATTATGTATAATGAGAACTGACAGTAAGTGATTATAAGTTAAGGTGTGCTTAAAATATGTCGTATGTTCAGGTAAAATTATACATATTAGATATTAATTTCTCaaaaatgattataaataaactgaatataaatgGATTATCCCAATACAAACCACCTTACCTGGCTTATAAATGCctctaatatattttatatgtgaTGCATGTCATTAAACTAAAGATATACAGtttaaaaagcagtttattattataataaatacatcttaaaaccccattaaaagtgtagcaggaccatattattataagaattacatcttaaaaccccattaaaagtgtagcaggaccatattattataagaattacatcttaaaaccccattaaaagtgtagcaggaccatattattataagaattacatcttaaaaccccattaaaagtgtagcagtaccatattattataagaattacattttaaaaccccattaaaagtgtagcaggaccatattattataagaattacatcttaaaaccccattaaaagtgtagcaggaccatattattataagaattacatcttaaaaccccattaaaagtgtagcaggaccatattattataataattacatcttaaaaccccattaaaagtgtagcaggaccatattattataagaattacatcttaaaaccccattaaaagtgtagcaggaccatattattataagaattacatcttaaaaccccattaaaagtgtagcaggaccatattattataagaattacatcttaaaaccccattaaaagtgtagcagtaccatattattataagaattacatcttaaaaccccattaaaagtgtagcagtaccatattattataagaattacattttaaaaccccattaaaagtgtagcaggaccatattattataagaattacatcttaaaccccattaaaagtgtagcagtaccatattattataagaattacatcttaaaaccccattaaaagtgtagcagtaccatattattataagaattacatctta
This window of the Anoplopoma fimbria isolate UVic2021 breed Golden Eagle Sablefish unplaced genomic scaffold, Afim_UVic_2022 Un_contig_10238_pilon_pilon, whole genome shotgun sequence genome carries:
- the LOC129114353 gene encoding histone H1-like, translated to MAELAPVAAPVAPVKTPKKKVSKPSKKTGPGAGELILKAVAASKGRSGISYVAVKKYMAAEGYDVKQNSAHVKRAVKKLLAGGALVQLKGSGATGSFKAAKPDEKPKKAVKKTVAKPAVKKPAVKKPAAKKAAAVAKKPKAKTTPKKAKKPATAKNTSVKKLTKSPKKKPVKKAETPKKAAKKVVKPKAAKPAKKAAAKKPAKKAAAKKPAKK